The DNA window tttgtacacgtacactattttattattttttccaaaatcaattggcgactctgtcttcaaataaataatttaattttaaattaattatgtttaattaatttaaatcagaTTTCAAATCAAAGCGTCATTTGATTTTAACAAATCCccgaattattaaaatttgaataaaaattaattatttttacctaattaattttaagttgtcaagtaatattaaaatcttttaaaataaaattttatatttaaaagatgCTTGATATGCAAATCAAGGTTGAAACCATTGAACCTCAAGCCACCCCGGGTCCCCCTTAGTATTTACGCATGTCATCCAAACACGTGCTAGGCTACGGGGACGAAAGGGACTTCCCGgggttatatttatatatattttttgattcaGGTCAAAATTAAGTCGACTCGTTTAACATGATTAATAAATAGGTCAAAATTAGGTCGATCTGAAATGATTTAAAGTAAAACCCGCCAAcctgtttataattttatttttttgagttttgtgTTTTCCTTTCTTACTCActcactttttttcttttagattttttttaaacaaatttgtgatataacttaatttttgttttgtgttaatatcattttaatttgaaataaagatataaattaattacatcGGGTTAATTACATAGTTCGAATTGAGTTAACTAAATCAgatcaattacaaataaacatTACTCGTTCAACCCGTTAATTTGTCAACCCGAACTTCAATCAAATTGACACCCTTATATTCTAGTTaagaaaatgattatatattaaattacatgtgttttttagggtttatttgaaaaataaatgaataagtatttttttttataattatttaaattaaattattaataattttatattttttaatttattttttataaaataaaattaataaattagataatttaatatatataaaaaactgttataacaaattttttttataacaattacAAAAtctgtatatttaattttgataaaataaataaaatattatgaataactaataaataatataattaattttaaatattatatattaataataaaattaaacaaattaattaaaatataaaaatataaaactaaaaataaaataacaattttatataaaaaatattaaaaaaaagttaaatatgaaatattttaataaaaattattattacaaatattataccatgttataatatattattaaataaaatattatatttaatttaaatgtatttatatactattaatatataatatttgaaagacttttttttatattatttattttaatagataattatttatttataattttttaaaatttaaaatatttaacatttttttattataagtatttttatttttattttgaaaaaatataattaatatgaaaaaatattagatatttatattttattaaattatatcacttaaatattttatatattttaaacaattatgttttaaaaataataatattttatttttttaatttaataataaaaattaaaatattaattataaggctaacaaaattatatttataaattttctcttatatatcAAAACATTATCAATAAGAATATAAGAATGATTAAAACACTTAACCAAACACTCTATTTCTATCTATTATACCCAATTTTATTCCTTTATTTGAAACCAACGCCCTTTATAAAtacacatatattattattttagttataatatatatatatatattttttttgttttcatttaatttaatttaattaatttatgaatggCCAAACCAAAATAAGGATTTACGGCCCGAAACCCTCCTTACATCCTCTAACCATATTCTTCCACGCCATATACCAGCTGAAATTCATGCTTCAAAGAGAGAGAACGGAAAGATCTACACAACTCCATTGATCTCTCATAGTTTTCGCCATGAAAAGGGTTTCTACTTTCACCTCCTCAACACTCCGCCGGACTTTTCTAACTTCTCACGATGCTCGATCAGTTCTCGGCTTTCAATACACCTTATTTCAGGCTGCGGAGTATAATAGTTCCGCCCAACTCGGCGCCTCCTCTACTGGGCGCCGTTGGATTTCTTCTATTTTCAATTCGAAATTTGGCTCCACGGCTAGCATTGCATCCCTTACCCTCGCCGGTGCTGTTGTTACAACCGCTGGAGCAGCTTCATTATTTCAGGAGGCTCACGCCAAAGAGCCTCTCTCACCTGAGTTTGCTCCCAAGGATGTTGTTCTTTATCAATATGAAGCTTGCCCTTTCTGTAACAAAGTCAAAGGTTAGTTTTCATCTCTTCTTTGGAAGATGGTCAATTTTGGACCCATATTATGACTAGTTCAATGAATTTGATATGGGAAGGTTGTGTGGAAATTCCAAATGTCAAACCTTTTCTTGCTGTTTCAAGTTGGGAATGTCttctttcttattattaaaaccATTATTGCTATTCTTTTCGTATTGATAGTTGAAGTCCTAATCTCTTATTGGAAATTAATGATACCTGTAAAGTTAAGGACTCTGATTCAAATATTGTTTCTCTAGGAATTCAGATTCAACATGGGTTCTATTTATATctgttgttatattttttatgtccCTCCATGAAGTAGAGTGGTCTAATTTTCTTATTGTTTATGCCTTTCTAATATGTAATGTCTTCTCATGTTCTTGTGTTTTCATCTTCTAAAAATAGTTATAGAAACTGGTTATGTCTTATCTCAGCCTTTTTGGACTACTATGACATACCATACAAAGTAGTGGAGGTCAACCCAATTAGTAAGAAAGAAATTAAATGGTCTGAGTACAAGAAGGTGCCAATATTGGTGGTGGACGGTCAAAATCTGGTTGATTCCTCAGGTCTGCTTATTGAACATACACATTTCTCAAGTTTCTTGTTTGAATAAAAACTTATGTTCTAAGGAAGTGGTTTATCATAGTATTATACCTACCTAATTATTTCTTCTTTGCCAATTTGTGGTATTTATCAGATATTATTGATAAGTTATCCGACAAAATTCATCCCAAGAAATCAGTTGGTTCCATACCCGAGGATGATGAAGAGATCAAATGGCGCAGGTACTTCAAATTTCTTGGCAACtttgttgttttttaaattaatgactGAAAGTTGATTCGTCATGTGACCCTAGACATCAATGTTTTAGATAATTCAGCTAAAAAGGGTAAATATAGTATGCATAAGACCTGaaccaaaataaatatatgaggATGTATCAATCCTCCTGGCATTTGAATAGGATATATTACTGAATTTTGTTGCTCTGATTTTCTGACACAAAAAGATATTGCTTTAGTAATGTGGCATGAGTTTCTGACACAATTGGCAACTAAAAGAAGGATGTGATTGCTCCTTTGTCATATCACACCTACGCCTGAGAGAGATTTACTATTTAACCATCTCCACACCCAAAAAAAGGAGGTTTAAATGtatcaatttataatatcacTAGTCTGATTGAGAATATGtccataattttattttgatttaaggaAATGGACATGTATCCTCTCTTATATATGCTGTGCGGTTGGAAATGCAACCTCTCTAAAATAAAATCCCTAGCAAAACTGTGATTCATGAGATTGAAATAAGATAACTAccataatatatacaaatacaaacaaatacaaatcatgaaattatatttcttagtatttttatttgtttctaatATGATGTAAATAATGCTCATATTATTATTGTGCTCCTTTAAAGTAACAATCTTCTCAGATTAGTTAGGTAACTTAGGTTACATTCTTGTATAAAATAGAAGTTATAATCACTCATTTAATATACAATTCAAGAaatgaaattttcttttataagaaACAACAAGTTTGACGAGTATGTTCATCAACAAACGACGATCAAAAGTTACGACTTCACTATACGGGTTTCAACATTCAATTGTTCAAATTGGGATCATTCCTGATTGGTGGAGTTTCGTAATTAGTTAGATAGGTAAAAACTTAATAGGACTCGTTTCGAAACAGAAGAGCCATCTCTGCCACATGTTGTAAACTTAAAGTGTGCTCGTGTGTTGCGGGAAAAAAGGGTTAGGGCTAATGCCCTACTAACTGCTATTCAATCCTAAACCCTAGCCCTTTCCCCTCGTAACACTATATACCCCTTAAATTCGTCCGTCCTTGAACGACGTTAAACAAAGTTCAGCTGAAACTCCAAAGCATCCGTTTTCTCTTCGAACCATATGAATCGCTAGAATTGCTTCCTTAGGCTATCGGGTGATTCCTTAAACCATAGGAAGTAAACTTATGACAAAAAAATTTTTGTAGACAACTTCCATTATCAGGTGGTTCTTCAAACCACAAAAAGAATTCCATTTTTGGCCTTGAACCAAGACATAATCGAAACATAGGGTCGATGGCCaagatttcaaatttaattgCTCCCAAAAAGCATCATCTGTCAACATCACAATCATAAATATCAAAGACCTTCCTTCTGACCATCAACAGTGAGTAACATCTTGTTGTCTATGATCACTTTTGGAGTATGCAAATGAATAAcctttaaaattgaattacaacaAATTTCTACCCAAAAATCGAGATCGTCACATTTCGTCTCATGAATTTGCGGAGTCTTAACTTCGTATTTATAAGAAAAGTCACCGAGAAGAGGCTCGTATTCTACTTTAGAACACCTGTCGTCAAAATGAATTTCGTCTTTGTCGAAGCCAAATGCGTCGATCGTCAATGAGGTGCCGCTTGTTCCACATCCTCTACATGTCTTGTTGATCGTCAATTTCTTGTTGCTCGTCTGCCTCTAATAACTCATCGAACTTCAATTTCCATTTTTGTTGATCGATCTCCCATTTTTGCCTTCttatttcatcatcaacatTATTTTACTGTCTTTCAATTCATAAGTGATCCTCCATGATTTTAACAAGTCTGCTATTTGTTGACACTGTTCCGCGATCGACTCCCATTATTCTTGTTGCacatcttttttcttttgtcatGGATCGTCAATGATCCAAATTTACGACGTAATAACTGTTTCAGCTTTTATCGACTCCCATAGATGATTCAAATTTCCGTTAAGTGGAATGTTGAAAAAACCACATGGTAATGTCTTGACTCTGAAACTTCTTGCTCCATATTATCACTTATGTCAATTGGGATACTCCATCTTAGAGAATATTTACGAGTTGTTGAGGTGTAGTCATTGCTTCACGATTCAATGTCTCACCAAAAACTAGCAACAATTCGATGCCTGTAAGAAAAAAATCGGGAGTGTGCGAAGGATGCTAACCTCAATGGTGAACATACAAGTTCATGTTCGAACTACCTGAATTTTGTTCGACCTTGCTCCACCATGCGTGTTGTCGATTCGGGATCAAAGCCTTACTGAACGTTAACAAAGCCTTACCTAAAGTGAGAAGAGAAAAAACATGGCAAAAGGTGATGCTGGGATCAATACCTACACCAACCATCGAATCCTTACAGACCTTGACTCGTCCCAACAGCAACGACACTCTTTCCTTGTGAGTCAGGATGTTCCAATATCTTTGAGACTACCAGCAAAATCGTGTACTCTGCATCCAATTTTTGACTGTCTCTTACGACTGAGTCTTAATCTACGAACATGTGTCCTGATGAAATATCCCAAACAATGTCAAAGCTGTCAAATATTCTAAGTGGAAAACAACGGTTGATAATGAGATAAATGCATTGTAGAAAAATGAAACATTCACACATAGGTAAAGGAAACAATTTGGTGCAAATGGTCTTTAATGTAAAACATAAGGCGATTGGTGTAGTTCAAAGACTAAAAGCACGCTTCTTAGGAAAACTCTTAGTCTTATGACCTTGACTATGAAGAAACATTTTTTCCAGAAAAACTGAATACTATCATAATCATGTTCTCTCTATGTGCAAATACAGACCTACTTTTGCAccaatttgatataaaaatgaGATTTGGAAGAAGAATTCTACACCAAGATCCGTCCTAGACTGGACACAATATTCCCAAACCACAAAGTGTGCAACTTCACTAGTGAAAGCCTCATTGAGTCTCTTGGTGCATGGTTTGACAAATTTACAAAACATGGTCATGTCCAAATTGAGATTGGTCACACTATGTTCATAAAAGTATCTACTAAAAGCAACACAACAAAATATTTTGCTTGactaaattccttcatgttAGCAATGGTTCTGTTCTTAgtgcgctttgagtttaagcggtgAGTCATGGCTGTGggggtgtcatgctagctctccttcattcaaaaaaataaataaataaaaatggttcTGTTCTTAGTAGCCCCATGACTTTCTTCCGCTACCTGAGCCAATGGTCGACGCATCCATTGATGGAAGAAGGCTTCAATGGTCtagttaatttgtttttcatatagttattttcacttgttttcttttcaattttagaTTTACTTTATAGAGATCCCAAATTTTGATTTCTACCCATTGAAAAGAAATAGGTAAAAGCATATGGAGACGAAGCTTCTAGAGATAAAGAAGATTTTGTTGTATTGCTCGAATGTGTATTACACAATGAAGTTAGGCTTTAACAGTATCATCACTTTTGTTTCCCACTCTAAGTTTCCGTTTCTCACTCTCTTGGCTTCGTCTTGATCAATGTTATGTCTACTAAGTACCTAGAAGTATCTCTGCCATTCCATTAATTACTTGCATTATTTTTATGGCCGCAAACACTGTTTCTTTGTTACAAGGATATATggtatatcattataatttgtttttcaacagCCTTATCTTTCTTCCTGGTTTTTCTACAGGTGGGTGGATAGTCATCTAGTGCATGTTCTTTCACCAAATATATATCGCAGTACATCTGAGGCTTTAGAGTCTTTTGATTATATCACTAGCAACGGTAAGTATCTCTAGTACATGTCAGAGTTAATCTTGTAGGCTATTATTCTCCTAATATAGTAATTATACTCTtcttttttgaatttaggatgCTAGCATGACCCAAAGTCATGAcctaatttaacacattttgatcatttaattTTCTCACTTATGGGTTCTTGACTGTTGTGTTTATTAGATGTCTTCTTTCAACTATGAGAttatttgatcatatatatttttggttattTGTTATCCTCTGACTGTCATATAGAACATTCAGGTACTAGTAAAATTAGTTTATCTATGCAACTCTTCAGGATCATCCATTTACAGACTTGAACTTAGAGCATATATCAGCTTAACTGTATATTGCTGCTATATGACGTCATTCTATCTTCAGTTTCCCATAATTGTCAATGCtattatgttcatattttggAAAATTCCCAAATTGTTCATGATGATTTTTTGTTGATTAAAATCTTTTGGAAGTTAGCGGTTAGCCTTGATAATTTATGAACAATTTCCACACttggatatttatgattttaaaaaagaacATTGGGTATAAAAAATGCCCTTGTGTTTACTCAAATTGAAAATTTCCTTTCAAGTACAAGGAACTCTCTTATGTCCTCCAGCCATCATCTGATGAACTCTTTTTTCCCTTTCCAATCATCACCATAACCTGGCGGCTTCTTGGAATTCTGGCATTCAATTGGTTTGATAATATGAGCCTATTTGGAATCACAGTCTGGTTGTAAATTTTCTatagttaaaattgaaagtatttattttcatttggatcatgatctgTTACCAATTCTTTCAAGTTTGAGTCTAGATACAAATTTCAGAATGATTGGGCTCTGCAATTTTAAGCTATTGTCCTTTTACAAAGATAAACCTAACTATTAGGCATAATTCCAATAAAATTTAGCTCTGTGCACTCCAAATACTTTCAAGTTTTGTGTAATATTCTAATTGCCAAAATGTACATAGTCATTTGACCAATTTCcttaatattctcattaaatttaaCCGACATAATATAAatcttatatgtttttttaaaggCTCTATtctctataatatatattcttgtaaataataactttttgcTTCCTCAACATACTCGTTTAATGGCTCTAGTTTCTTTCCATCACCATTCTTTGGGTTAACTCCATTAATGTCTTGATATgcattttagaaagaaaaaaatattttattgagatTAAAGAAATACAAAAATTGTGTAGAGATAATTTGACAACTTAAATAGTTAACCCATAACTAACGGCGAAAAGTAATTTAAGCCATTTTGAAAAGCACAATAAGCAACATGAGTCCTACACAAGCTGAAGATTCACAACTAGTATTGCATGCAAGTTCTCATCAagcaaaataaatttatatcctATGTTCTTTGTTTTGTAtcattgtaattaattaatcccTTTTCAATCAGAGGAATAGCTAGTTTTTGCTTACATGTCCTATCTCGATGAGCATAACTTGAATTATTACTCCTTACGATTGGGGATAGATTTGTTGCTTACATACTTCATCTGTTCTCGAAGACGCGTTATatccattttttttgttttatttggttttacTTGCAGGTAATTTCAGCTTCACTGAAAAAATTACAGTAAAATATGCTGGAGCTGCAGCTATGTACTTTGTATCTAAGAATCTGAAGAAAAAGTATAACATTACGGATGAGCGTGCTGCCTTGTATGAAGCTGCAGAAACTTGGGTTGATGCTTTGGATGGCCGAGACTTTCTTGGTCAGTCTTCTTCTACTCCattatagtataattttttacCATCTTAGAGTAAACAAACAGTTGCTGACTGTagtaaaatgaaatttttgttataacattttatgattttgatcatgatccaaaaatcTTTATACTAAATGAAGTACAAAACACTCTATAATGCAAAAAATTACACTAAATCTGGATCTTGatcacaaaatataaatttgtacctaatgaaaaaaattact is part of the Impatiens glandulifera chromosome 1, dImpGla2.1, whole genome shotgun sequence genome and encodes:
- the LOC124924625 gene encoding prostaglandin E synthase 2-like, with translation MKRVSTFTSSTLRRTFLTSHDARSVLGFQYTLFQAAEYNSSAQLGASSTGRRWISSIFNSKFGSTASIASLTLAGAVVTTAGAASLFQEAHAKEPLSPEFAPKDVVLYQYEACPFCNKVKAFLDYYDIPYKVVEVNPISKKEIKWSEYKKVPILVVDGQNLVDSSDIIDKLSDKIHPKKSVGSIPEDDEEIKWRRWVDSHLVHVLSPNIYRSTSEALESFDYITSNGNFSFTEKITVKYAGAAAMYFVSKNLKKKYNITDERAALYEAAETWVDALDGRDFLGGSKPNLADLAVYGVLRPIRYLRSGKDMVANTRIDNWYSRMEKAVGESTRTNT